ATAAAATAAGCCtgccaagtttcattaagacCCGATTTGAATTGTAACTGCCGTCGCAACAAAGCGcgttatatatacacacatataaacttttgaaccaatggtatttttggaacctactcGTATTATTCCATGggaaaatacttttaaaattccaCCATGGGGGCAAATTCAATAGATAGATGTCtataaaatctactaaaaatagTTGAATAATTATCACGCGCAAGCTATGAGTACAGATTATGCAACATTAATGTTACTAAGCGTGTTATGACCACCTTAAATAATTACCGTCGATATAAACTCAACTattctactctactctactctcAGTGTGTGTTAAATATGTAGGAGTTACTCTGTATGTCATTGCATAAGGGCAAATCATTCATAGTCATCCCGCAATTGCACGCAACAGCTaataatctaaaattttttatttaaaatcgcggaaaaaaaagaaaacaataaaatgtaGACATATATTAtcacataaatacatattgagtactaaattttaaaaagtagttTGCGTGTACaataatattatgataaatgatAAGATTGATCTTCAGGAAAGTGTCAAGGTTTTGTTTTtacattcattaatttataaattttccattttctaaagattaatatttaataattagtatttatttatatttaaaggaTCTAGATGGCGAGTTAAAAAGCTCACATACAAAATAAGTAAGTATCCAAGGTCACTTGATAAAGCATCAGTAGACAAAGATATTGCCCGAGCATTTGCGGTCTGGTCAGAGCACACAGATCTTACATTTACGCAAAAAAAAACCGGACAAGTCCACATTGACATCAGATTCGAACGCGGAGAGCACGGAGACGGTGATCCATTTGATGGTCCAGGAGGAACACTCGCTCATGCATATTTTCCAGTCTATGGTGGTGACGCCCATTTCGATGACTCGGAACACTGGTCTATCAACAGCTACCGCGGGACAAATTTATTCCAAGTCGCTGCTCATGAGTTCGGTCATTCTCTGGGTCTGAGTCACAGCGACATTAAATCCGCATTGATGGCGCCGTTCTATCGAGGATACGAACCAAATTTTATGCTCGATGGTGATGACGTTTATGGGATTCAAGTGAGTATTCAtaatcattcaaaattttatcaattagatgataataataatcatgggaatttatttattccagGCATTGTACGGCGCTAAAGCACTGGAAGCAAGTGATACAGAAGTACATCAACGCACAACATCGAGTCCGACTGGTGAAGAAGACTCAGTTTTATGCGCAGACTCAAAAGTCGATACCATGTTCAATTCCGCTGATGGTCATACATTTGTATTCAAAGGTAAATAGACTtgattataaattgtcttcttataaataataattacagataTATCTAGTAATATATCTATGCTGCATAAATTTGCCCGGCAAAACAACAATTTGTCGTAAACAATTAATCTTTATAATTATACGGTGGGTTTAAACGTAGTAGCCAGTCATAGTTGTAACCGGAAATAATTTACAGGCGATTACTACTGGATGTTAACGGACGACGGTGTGGCCAGCGGGTATCCTAGACTGATAAGTAGTTCCTGGAAAGGATTGCCAGGGAAAATCGATGCCGCTTTTACGTACAAGAACGGCAAAACATATTTCTTcaaggtaataaaaaaaaactaaccaTCTCTCCATCGGTCTAGTTCTTTATAATTACAGCCTATGATATTTATCTTCTTAAAAATCGCTTGTAGGGATCTAAGTACTGGAGGTACGTAGGGAAGAGAATTGACGGCGACTACCCGAAGGACATCAGCGAAGGATTCACCGGAATACCCGACAATATTGACGCAGTGACCGTATGGACGGGCAAcggaaaaatttacttttacaaAGGAACTAAATTCTGGAGATTCGATCCCGCTCAACGACCCCCAGTTAAAAGTACATATccgaaattaatttctaattgGGAAGGAGTACCCAATAATGTCGACGCAGCCTTAACTTATCACGGGTACACGTATTTCTTCAAAGACAATGCGTACTATCGGTTTAACGACCGGACATTCTCCGTAAGTTatcgttaatttttaaatgtctattTGTACCAACGGTCTGAGACTTTAATCGTTTGTTTTTGTCGCAGGTCGATGTGGCTGAACCAGCGTTCCCGAGAGCAACAGCGTTCTGGTGGTTCGGATGTAAATCTGCGAGTCGAGGGACACTAGGTAATATCgcatggaaaaataattactcaataaATGATACGGAGTCTGGAAACTTGGACACTAACGCCGGCGGTTTCCTTGGCGATGACAGTAATCATGAGGGTGATGATATCGGTGACATTATTTTTGATGCAGGTACTTGACTTTATTGGAAATCAAGTCCAGTATAATTTTCTGCTAAGCaaaatatgcttttttttttttattcaaaaaaacctGGCTAGTGTTTGGGgcttacatataaatatatgtttatatttatatacataattagCTTAAGCTCTCATAAGCTTCGAGTCTataaaaacttaagttataataaatttattgtctaagTTTATAACCGTATTTTATAACACAGATTAGCACACGTTAATATTACGGGATGTGACGCAACATTAAtgcttttattataaaaatagaataaaaaaattattacacgtGTTCTGTTGAGTTTATAACTGTCTCATCCTGTGAATTCAATCAGTTCTACAACTTCCGGTCATATCTACCGAT
The Microplitis mediator isolate UGA2020A chromosome 6, iyMicMedi2.1, whole genome shotgun sequence genome window above contains:
- the LOC130669400 gene encoding matrix metalloproteinase-14 isoform X3, which translates into the protein MKMSNWRTEGKFISNWMSCCLYTAVLVIVLCTKTQEALPVVSDNDAMRYLSQFGYLPPVNPTSGGIISEDTVYKAIMDFQAFAGLNVTGSMDNDTATMMSLPRCGVKDKVGASTDGRSRRYALQGSRWRVKKLTYKISKYPRSLDKASVDKDIARAFAVWSEHTDLTFTQKKTGQVHIDIRFERGEHGDGDPFDGPGGTLAHAYFPVYGGDAHFDDSEHWSINSYRGTNLFQVAAHEFGHSLGLSHSDIKSALMAPFYRGYEPNFMLDGDDVYGIQALYGAKALEASDTEVHQRTTSSPTGEEDSVLCADSKVDTMFNSADGHTFVFKGDYYWMLTDDGVASGYPRLISSSWKGLPGKIDAAFTYKNGKTYFFKGSKYWRYVGKRIDGDYPKDISEGFTGIPDNIDAVTVWTGNGKIYFYKGTKFWRFDPAQRPPVKSTYPKLISNWEGVPNNVDAALTYHGYTYFFKDNAYYRFNDRTFSVDVAEPAFPRATAFWWFGCKSASRGTLGSTDELVTSSNQDSAHSGTGSIFTARNQFLRLAIVTASLIIAKRSLIP
- the LOC130669400 gene encoding matrix metalloproteinase-14 isoform X4, which codes for MKMSNWRTEGKFISNWMSCCLYTAVLVIVLCTKTQEALPVVSDNDAMRYLSQFGYLPPVNPTSGGIISEDTVYKAIMDFQAFAGLNVTGSMDNDTATMMSLPRCGVKDKVGASTDGRSRRYALQGSRWRVKKLTYKISKYPRSLDKASVDKDIARAFAVWSEHTDLTFTQKKTGQVHIDIRFERGEHGDGDPFDGPGGTLAHAYFPVYGGDAHFDDSEHWSINSYRGTNLFQVAAHEFGHSLGLSHSDIKSALMAPFYRGYEPNFMLDGDDVYGIQALYGAKALEASDTEVHQRTTSSPTGEEDSVLCADSKVDTMFNSADGHTFVFKGDYYWMLTDDGVASGYPRLISSSWKGLPGKIDAAFTYKNGKTYFFKGSKYWRYVGKRIDGDYPKDISEGFTGIPDNIDAVTVWTGNGKIYFYKGTKFWRFDPAQRPPVKSTYPKLISNWEGVPNNVDAALTYHGYTYFFKDNAYYRFNDRTFSVDVAEPAFPRATAFWWFGCKSASRGTLEENNLRYGLFGFDK
- the LOC130669400 gene encoding stromelysin-3 isoform X1 yields the protein MKMSNWRTEGKFISNWMSCCLYTAVLVIVLCTKTQEALPVVSDNDAMRYLSQFGYLPPVNPTSGGIISEDTVYKAIMDFQAFAGLNVTGSMDNDTATMMSLPRCGVKDKVGASTDGRSRRYALQGSRWRVKKLTYKISKYPRSLDKASVDKDIARAFAVWSEHTDLTFTQKKTGQVHIDIRFERGEHGDGDPFDGPGGTLAHAYFPVYGGDAHFDDSEHWSINSYRGTNLFQVAAHEFGHSLGLSHSDIKSALMAPFYRGYEPNFMLDGDDVYGIQALYGAKALEASDTEVHQRTTSSPTGEEDSVLCADSKVDTMFNSADGHTFVFKGDYYWMLTDDGVASGYPRLISSSWKGLPGKIDAAFTYKNGKTYFFKGSKYWRYVGKRIDGDYPKDISEGFTGIPDNIDAVTVWTGNGKIYFYKGTKFWRFDPAQRPPVKSTYPKLISNWEGVPNNVDAALTYHGYTYFFKDNAYYRFNDRTFSVDVAEPAFPRATAFWWFGCKSASRGTLGNIAWKNNYSINDTESGNLDTNAGGFLGDDSNHEGDDIGDIIFDAGSTDELVTSSNQDSAHSGTGSIFTARNQFLRLAIVTASLIIAKRSLIP
- the LOC130669400 gene encoding matrix metalloproteinase-14 isoform X2, giving the protein MKMSNWRTEGKFISNWMSCCLYTAVLVIVLCTKTQEALPVVSDNDAMRYLSQFGYLPPVNPTSGGIISEDTVYKAIMDFQAFAGLNVTGSMDNDTATMMSLPRCGVKDKVGASTDGRSRRYALQGSRWRVKKLTYKISKYPRSLDKASVDKDIARAFAVWSEHTDLTFTQKKTGQVHIDIRFERGEHGDGDPFDGPGGTLAHAYFPVYGGDAHFDDSEHWSINSYRGTNLFQVAAHEFGHSLGLSHSDIKSALMAPFYRGYEPNFMLDGDDVYGIQALYGAKALEASDTEVHQRTTSSPTGEEDSVLCADSKVDTMFNSADGHTFVFKGDYYWMLTDDGVASGYPRLISSSWKGLPGKIDAAFTYKNGKTYFFKGSKYWRYVGKRIDGDYPKDISEGFTGIPDNIDAVTVWTGNGKIYFYKGTKFWRFDPAQRPPVKSTYPKLISNWEGVPNNVDAALTYHGYTYFFKDNAYYRFNDRTFSVDVAEPAFPRATAFWWFGCKSASRGTLGNIAWKNNYSINDTESGNLDTNAGGFLGDDSNHEGDDIGDIIFDAEENNLRYGLFGFDK